A single genomic interval of Malania oleifera isolate guangnan ecotype guangnan chromosome 13, ASM2987363v1, whole genome shotgun sequence harbors:
- the LOC131146732 gene encoding receptor-like protein EIX1: MDAHPSAILVVVLVLLFWVGAMSFSYGNPNAIHCRVEEREALLEFKKGLRDPSNCLFLWVGEDCCRWRGVRCDNTTSHVLHLNLSNPINPIYDFYDYGLDGNISGSLLQMKHLQHLDLSRNDFGGLKIPDFFGSLTSLTYLNLSLARFGGSIPPQIGNLSSLHYLDLGRNVYYDFLTKNYNDLYFTSDDVRWISHLTSIEFLDMSYVDLSQASSNWLQVMSMLPSLSTLHLSNCSLGNTLPLSHANFSSLSTLDLSYYLFNSSILGCLSSLPSLLSLSLENSYFLRGSIPVSLQNVTTLQMLDLSYCELNSTVPEWLYGMTNLRSLHFSWDKFQGSISGAIENLTSLTELELPGNDLEGRILGSLRNLCYLRVLHLLGNQLNGDIFEFLGHYSSNSCIQETLEALEFGDNHLLGQLAEFKSLSYLNISVNSISGQIPVSIRKLSSLKQLDISSNFFNGSIP, from the coding sequence ATGGATGCACACCCATCAGCAATTTTGGTGGTTGTTTTGGTGTTGCTTTTTTGGGTTGGGGCAATGAGTTTCTCTTATGGAAATCCAAATGCCATCCATTGTAGGGTAGAGGAAAGAGAAGCCCTTCTCGAGTTCAAAAAAGGTCTCAGGGATCCTTCCAACTGCCTCTTTTTGTGGGTAGGCGAAGATTGTTGTAGGTGGAGAGGAGTTCGGTGTGACAACACTACGAGTCATGTTCTCCATCTCAACCTCTCCAATCCAATCAATCCTATTTATGATTTTTACGATTATGGTTTGGATGGAAACATAAGTGGTTCATTGCTGCAAATGAAGCATCTCCAGCACTTAGACTTGAGTCGCAATGATTTTGGAGGGCTTAAAATTCCTGATTTCTTTGGTTCCCTCACCTCTCTCACATATCTTAACCTGTCTTTGGCAAGATTTGGTGGCTCTATTCCACCTCAAATTGGGAATCTTTCAAGTTTGCATTATCTTGATCTTGGCCGCAATGTTTATTATgattttttaactaaaaattatAATGATCTGTACTTTACGTCAGATGACGTAAGATGGATTTCTCATCTCACCTCAATTGAGTTTCTAGACATGAGTTATGTGGATCTCAGCCAGGCATCAAGTAATTGGCTACAGGTGATGAGCATGCTCCCTTCCTTATCCACTTTACACTTATCTAATTGTTCGTTGGGTAACACTCTTCCACTTTCTCACgccaatttttcttctctttccaCCCTCGATCTCTCATATTACCTCTTCAATTCTTCAATATTGGGCTGCCTCTCTAGTCTTCCTTCTCTTCTTTCACTCAGTCTGGAGAACTCCTATTTCCTAAGGGGTTCAATTCCTGTCTCTCTACAAAACGTGACAACTCTTCAAATGCTTGATCTTTCTTATTGTGAGCTCAACTCTACAGTACCAGAATGGCTATATGGCATGACTAACCTTCGAAGCCTCCATTTTTCATGGGACAAGTTTCAAGGTTCAATTTCAGGTGCTATTGAGAATCTTACGTCACTCACGGAACTCGAGCTACCTGGCAATGACCTTGAAGGAAGAATCCTAGGATCCTTGCGGAATCTTTGTTATTTGAGAGTTTTACATTTGTTAGGGAACCAACTCAATGGAGATATATTTGAATTTTTAGGACATTATTCATCTAATTCATGCATCCAGGAGACACTGGAGGCTTTGGAGTTTGGTGATAATCACCTCTTAGGTCAATTAGCAGAATTTAAAAGTTTGTCCTATCTTAATATTTCTGTTAATTCCATTTCTGGTCAAATTCCTGTGTCAATAAGGAAATTGTCATCCTTAAAGCAGTTGGATATTTCTTCCAACTTTTTCAACGGGAGTATTCCATAA